One genomic segment of Pempheris klunzingeri isolate RE-2024b chromosome 21, fPemKlu1.hap1, whole genome shotgun sequence includes these proteins:
- the hhatlb gene encoding hedgehog acyltransferase like, b has product MGVKAALPKYEIYFYNTVLCLATFWATSWIFDVSSSSANRKTFKTSVKPGWYYFGRKMDTADLEWLMWFSTFREHILFALSGHVLFAKICSMLAPQYRSLVYMVYGLLAVWTSMGWTYVTLILSHCILLYSISLVKIRWLCFVTGLCTLATFKCEPFVSWQTGFVEGDFDLRHIFFYGGCGFTIMRCMSFALENCERKDGNYNILELLKYNFYLPFFYFGPIMTFDKFYVQANKSDLTRKEREMWNISLQGLTHLGVIIVVDVLFHFMYILTIPTDMKLLKHLSDWALVGLAYLNLVYDWVKAAVMFGVINTVSRLDHLDPPKPPKCITMLYVFAETHFDRGINEWLCKYVYDYLGGKHDNVVEELVATLCTFGVTILWLGPCEVVLIWAFFNCFGLNFELWTAKFFSMEPFASFEAAMSEAMSRRIRAIFNTFNFWSIVLYNILALNSLDFAKLVSKRLLLKGFPITTIIVMFVTYCLIQVIKERERRQALIDDPDPLPPAPPPNATTGPTSTTAAPAAPAAPPPVADPSKEKAE; this is encoded by the exons ATGGGGGTCAAAGCTGCTCTTCCCAAATATGAGATCTATTTCTACAACACGGTGCTGTGCTTGGCCACGTTCTGGGCAACCAGCTGGATCTTTGACGTGTCCAGTT cCAGTGCAAACAGAAAGACTTTCAAAACCAGTGTGAAGCCAGGATGGTACTACTTTGGGAGGAAAATG GATACGGCTGATTTAGAGTGGTTGATGTGGTTTTCCACCTTCAGAGAGCACATCCTGTTTGCTCTCTCTGGTCACGTGCTGTTCGCTAAGATCTGCTCCATGCTGGCTCCACAG TACAGGTCCTTGGTGTACATGGTGTACgggctgctggctgtgtggACCAGTATGGGCTGGACCTACGTCACCCTCATCCTCTCTCACTGTATCCTGCTCTACAGCATCTCCTTAGTGAAAATCCGCTGGCTTTGCTTTGTCACAGGCCTCTGCACCCTCGCTACATTCAAGTGTGAACCCTTCGTGTCCTGGCAG ACAGGTTTCGTGGAGGGCGACTTTGACCTGCGTCATATTTTCTTCTATGGAGGTTGTGGGTTTACTATAATGCGCTGTATGAGCTTTGCTCTGGAAAACTGCGAGAGGAAGGATGGAAACTACAACATCCTGGAGCTGCTCAAATATAACTTCTACCTCCCCTTCTTCTATTTCGGGCCCATCATGACCTTCGATAAGTTTTATGTGCAA gccAACAAGTCAGACTTGACCAGGAAAGAGCGGGAGATGTGGAACATCAGTCTGCAGGGCCTAACCCACCTGGGAGTCATCATTGTAGTGGACGTCCTCTTCCACTTCATGTACATCCTCACCATCCCCACCGACATGAAGCTGCTGAAGCACCTCTCTGACTGGGCTCTAG TGGGCCTAGCGTACTTAAACTTGGTGTATGACTGGGTGAAAGCAGCTGTCATGTTTGGAGTCATCAACACAGTGTCCAGACTGGATCATCTGGACCCTCCCAAGCCACCAAAATGCATCACTATGCTCTACGTGTTTGCTGAAAC CCATTTTGACAGAGGGATCAATGAGTGGCTCTGCAA GTATGTGTACGATTACCTGGGTGGAAAACATGACAATgtggtggaggagctggtggCTACGCTGTGCACCTTCGGCGTCACCATCCTGTGGTTGGGACCCTGCGAGGTGGTGCTGATCTGGGCTTTCTTTAACTGCTTTGGCCTCAACTTTGAGCTGTGGACCGCCAAGTTCTTCTCCATGGAGCCTTTTGCCTCTTTTGAG gCAGCAATGTCAGAAGCAATGTCTCGCCGGATCAGAGCCATCTTTAATACCTTCAACTTCTGGAGCATTGTGTTGTACAACATCCTGGCCTTGAACAGTTTGGACTTTGCAAAGCTGGTCTCCAAACGGCTGCTTCTCAAAG GCTTCCCTATAACCACCATCATCGTCATGTTTGTGACCTACTGCCTGATTCAAGTAattaaggagagagagaggaggcaggcTCTAATCGATGATCCcgatcctcttcctcctgctcctcctccaaacGCCACCACCGGCCCGACCAGCACCACCGCTGCACCCGCTgcacctgctgctcctccacctgTTGCAGATCCCAGCAAGGAAAAAGCAGAGTGa
- the klhl40b gene encoding kelch-like protein 40b, which translates to MALPLNPTDEPRVYQQALLQDGLCDLLENDKLVDCVLKIKDKEFPCHRLVLCACSSYFRSIFLSDLDESKKKEIVLEDVEPGVMGLILKYLYTSKINVTEQNVQDIFAVANMYQIPSIFTVCVSFLQKRLSLSNCLAIFRLGLMLDCPRLAISARNYACERFQLISRDEDFLQLLPSELAAILSNDNLNVETEEAVFEALMNWASRDAESRGKELPGLLDCVRLRLVSEDYLKEKVEKHKLMSFSPELQQKLQLVRDAHAGKMPEVKKIKSKSKKEDGGAEKDGEDEDAEEEEGLLPGILNDTLRFGMFVRNLILMVNDAGAVAYDPSGNDCFLASLSTQIPKNHTSLVTKENQIFVAGGLFFDEQNKEDPMCSFFLQYDPVSADWLGMPPVPSPRFLFGLAEAENSIFVLGGRELKEQEHTLDTVLVYDRQSFQWGESEPIPYPVYGHATISHNNVVYVIGGKGDDKSCMKKMCAYDAMRFEWKELAPMKVARSLFGACVHKDKIYVAAGVTDTGLTDSVEVYDIATNKWSDFVAFPQERSSLCLVSVAGSLYAVGGFGMMPLQDSDEIVPKEMNDIWRYDETERMWNGILREIQYASGATVLGVRLNTLRLTKM; encoded by the exons ATGGCTCTACCACTAAACCCCACGGACGAACCCCGGGTGTACCAGCAGGCGCTGCTCCAGGATGGCCTGTGTGACCTGCTGGAGAACGACAAGCTGGTTGACTGTGTGCTGAAGATCAAAGACAAGGAGTTCCCCTGCCACCGGCTGGTCCTGTGCGCCTGCAGCTCATACTTCcgctccatctttctgtctgacCTGGAtgaaagcaaaaagaaagagattGTCTTGGAGGATGTGGAGCCGGGTGTCATGGGGCTGATCCTCAAGTACCTGTACACCTCCAAAATCAACGTGACAGAGCAGAACGTCCAGGACATCTTCGCAGTGGCTAATATGTACCAGATCCCTTCAATcttcactgtatgtgtgtctttccTACAAAAGCGTCTGAGCCTCAGCAACTGCCTGGCTATCTTCAGGCTCGGCCTGATGCTGGACTGTCCCAGGTTGGCCATCTCTGCTCGAAACTACGCCTGCGAGCGCTTCCAGCTCATCTCCAGAGATGAGGacttcctccagctgcttcccAGTGAGTTGGCAGCCATCTTGTCAAATGACAATCTGAACGTagagacagaggaggctgtGTTTGAGGCGTTGATGAACTGGGCGTCCCGAGacgcagagagcagagggaaagaacTGCCAGGTTTGCTGGATTGCGTTCGTTTGCGGCTGGTCAGCGAGGATTACCTGAAGGAAAAAGTGGAGAAGCACAAATTGATGTCCTTCAGTCCTGAGTTGCAGCAGAAGCTCCAGCTTGTCAGGGATGCTCACGCTGGGAAAATGCCAGaggttaaaaaaatcaaaagcaaaagcaagAAGGAGGACGGTGGagcagagaaagatggagaggatgaggatgcagaggaggaagaaggtcTGCTCCCAGGCATCCTGAACGATACCCTGCGATTCGGAATGTTTGTCAGGAACTTGATACTGATGGTGAATGACGCCGGTGCTGTGGCCTACGATCCGTCAGGGAACGACTGCTTTTTAGCATCACTTTCCACCCAGATACCCAAGAACCACACCAGCCTGGTCACCAAGGAGAACCAGATCTTTGTGGCGGGAGGATTGTTCTTTGATGAACAGAACAAAGAGGATCCAATGTGTTCCTTTTTCCTACAG TATGACCCGGTCAGTGCTGATTGGCTGGGGATGCCTCCGGTCCCGTCTCCCCGCTTCCTGTTTGGGCTGGCCGAGGCCGAGAACTCCATCTTTGTGTTGGGAGGGAGGGAACTGAAGGAGCAGGAGCACACGCTGGACACAGTCTTGGTCTATGACAGACA ATCTTTTCAATGGGGTGAATCAGAGCCAATTCCTTACCCAGTCTATGGACATGCAACGATATCCCACAATAATGTCGTTTATGTGATTGGAGGAAAGGGAGACGATAA GAGCTGTATGAAGAAGATGTGCGCATACGACGCCATGAGATTTGAATGGAAGGAGCTTGCACCCATGAAGGTGGCTCGTTCTTTATTTGGAGCCTGTGTTCATAAGGACAAAATATACGTGGCAGCAGGAGTCACTGACACTGGGCTCACAGACTCTGTGGAGGTGTACGACATCGCTACCAACAA gtGGTCAGACTTCGTAGCGTTTCCCCAGGAGCGGAGCTCTCTGTGCCTGGTGTCTGTAGCTGGTTCTCTGTACGCTGTGGGAGGGTTTGGCATGATGCCTTTGCAGGACAGCGATGAGATCGTTCCTAAAGAGATGAACGACATCTGGAG GTatgatgagacagagaggatgtggAATGGGATCCTCAGAGAGATCCAGTATGCTTCAGGGGCCACTGTTCTGGGGGTCCGCCTCAACACCCTGCGTCTCACCAAGATGTAA